One window of the Rosa rugosa chromosome 3, drRosRugo1.1, whole genome shotgun sequence genome contains the following:
- the LOC133739831 gene encoding organ-specific protein S2, which produces MKYSIPCFLLVLSIFLFSELTDARKDMGGYWESVMNDQPMPEAIKELFSHQDEDVPSLSASTNKDDRFVRDFDIRPNVIIYHSAHHDHAHHEPEEMKHDMEPKPYIQTVNHG; this is translated from the exons ATGAAGTATTCCATCCCTTGCTTTCTGCTAGTTCTCTCCATTTTCTTG TTTTCAGAGCTCACCGATGCGAGAAAGGACATGGGAGGCTACTGGGAGAGTGTGATGAATGACCAGCCCATGCCAGAAGCCATTAAAGAACTCTTCTCCCATCAAGATGAAGATGTGCCATCTCTCTCTGCTTCAACAAACAAGGACGACCGTTTTGTTAGGGACTTCGACATTAGGCCTAATGTCATCATATACCACAGTGCTCATCACGATCATGCTCATCATGAGCCTGAAGAAATGAAGCATGATATGGAACCCAAACCTTATATTCAAACTGTCAATCATGGCTGA
- the LOC133738420 gene encoding BURP domain-containing protein BNM2A: MELSSFKGRNMGSSLAFWCPLLHLLLLVLVMCAQGIAGRKLTEEQLETTHKLMKPMDQRIQAHHSSSHMDHMDPSHMIFFTIKDLKVGKTMPIYFPKRDPSKSPRFLPRSQADSIPFSSKKLPHLLEFFSFSKDSHQAKAMEDTITQCEIEPIKGETKFCPTSLESMLDFTHSMLGPNTRFTAVATAHLTNSTTLFQNYTILKEPTEIFAPKMVACHNMPYPYAVFYCHSQQSVNKVYKVELGGEDGDRVDAVAVCHLDTSDWSPNHASFSVLRIKPGTSPVCHFFPADNLVWVPTSTSV; the protein is encoded by the exons ATGGAATTGAGTTCTTTTAAGGGAAGAAACATGGGTTCAAGTCTTGCTTTCTGGTGCCCCTTACTTCATCTTCTTCTACTAGTGCTGGTTATG TGTGCTCAAGGAATTGCAGGCAGGAAGCTGACTGAGGAACAGCTGGAAACAACACACAAATTGATGAAGCCTATGGATCAAAGAATTCAAGCTCATCATTCATCATCCCACATGGATCACATGGACCCTTCACATATGATTTTCTTCACCATCAAGGACTTGAAAGTTGGGAAAACAATGCCAATCTATTTCCCAAAAAGAGACCCTTCaaaatctcctcgttttttacCAAGATCTCAAGCTGATTCAATTCCTTTCTCATCAAAAAAACTCCCCCACCTCCTTGAGTTCTTCTCTTTCTCCAAAGATTCTCACCAAGCCAAAGCCATGGAAGACACTATTACGCAATGTGAGATTGAACCCATCAAAGGAGAAACCAAGTTCTGTCCCACTTCCTTAGAATCCATGCTGGATTTCACTCATAGTATGTTGGGACCAAACACCCGTTTCACTGCTGTAGCCACTGCCCATCTCACAAATTCAACTACCCTGTTCCAGAATTATACCATTTTGAAAGAGCCTACAGAAATCTTTGCTCCAAAGATGGTGGCATGTCACAATATGCCTTACCCTTATGCAGTTTTCTATTGCCATAGCCAACAAAGTGTGAACAAGGTGTACAAAGTTGAATTAGGGGGTGAAGATGGAGATAGAGTTGACGCTGTTGCTGTCTGCCACTTGGATACTTCTGATTGGAGCCCTAATCATGCATCATTCAGTGTGCTCAGGATCAAGCCTGGGACTTCTCCTGTGTGCCATTTCTTTCCTGCTGATAATCTTGTATGGGTTCCAACATCAACCTCAGTGTAA